One window from the genome of Yarrowia lipolytica chromosome 1B, complete sequence encodes:
- a CDS encoding uncharacterized protein (Compare to YALI0B11330g, similar to Saccharomyces cerevisiae SPE1 (YKL184W); ancestral locus Anc_4.282, uniprot|Q8WZM1 Yarrowia lipolytica Ornithine decarboxylase) gives MAPHILGPEPVQADSSFLGTRPCPTLSYPASFVDEVSASIDQGLSESEKLIANAMKTRIEAIDLETCSPGSEDSFFVADLGIVYSQFMRWSNCLPRVTPFYAMKCNGDPKVLQLLAALGTGFDCASRNEIQTILDLGVSQDRIIYAHPCKVASYIRYASSVGVEKMVFDNAEELYKCAKYHPTAKLFLRIVTDDSQSLCQFSVKYGAALENTQSLLQLAKDLGLNVAGVSFHVGSGAGDPNAFLDAVRNAKRVFDQGAAIGMHLNTLDVGGGFSDDSFESSAAVLGDALDKYFPEESGVNLMAEPGRFFVSEAFTIASHVIARRIIENQNKAMLYLNDGVYGNMNCILFDHQEPVPKVLTYQGKFMYGERYQKQKSSQDVSVWGPTCDGIDCISKSCQLPVLLDVGDWMYFTSFGAYTVAASTTFNGFNSDCETLYVCSKKEVEQYIKL, from the coding sequence ATGGCCCCTCACATCCTTGGCCCCGAGCCCGTCCAGGCCGACTCATCCTTTCTCGGCACACGACCGTGCCCCACTCTGAGCTACCCTGCTTCTTTTGTGGATGAGGTCTCTGCTTCTATTGACCAAGGCCTCTCTGAGTCCGAGAAGCTCATTGCTAACGCCATGAAGACCCGAATCGAGGCTATCGATCTCGAGACCTGCTCTCCTGGATCCGAAGACTCCTTCTTCGTGGCTGACCTCGGAATCGTCTACTCGCAGTTCATGCGATGGAGTAACTGCCTTCCCCGAGTCACCCCCTTCTACGCCATGAAGTGTAACGGTGACCCCAAggttctccagcttctcgcaGCCCTCGGCACCGGTTTCGACTGCGCCTCCCGAAACGAGATCCAGACAATTCTGGACCTCGGTGTCTCCCAGGACCGAATCATCTACGCGCATCCCTGCAAGGTGGCGTCCTACATTCGATACGCCTCCTCTGTGGgcgtggagaagatggtgtTTGACAACGCCGAGGAGCTCTACAAGTGTGCAAAGTACCACCCTACCGCCAAGCTGTTCCTCCGAATTGTCACCGACGACTCCCAGTCTCTGTGTCAGTTTTCTGTCAAGTACGGcgctgctctggagaacacCCAGTCGCTGCTCCAGCTTGCTAAGGATCTCGGTCTGAACGTGGCCGGTGTGTCTTTCCATGTGGGATCCGGCGCTGGAGACCCCAACGCCTTCCTGGACGCTGTGCGAAACGCTAAGCGGGTGTTTGACCAGGGAGCTGCCATTGGCATGCACCTCAACACTCTGGATGTCGGCGGAGGCTTCTCGGACGATTCCTTTGAGTCCTCTGCTGCCGTTCTGGGGGACGCTCTTGACAAGTACTTCCCAGAGGAGAGCGGAGTTAACCTCATGGCTGAGCCCGGCCGGTTCTTTGTGTCCGAGGCCTTCACCATTGCCTCTCATGTGATTGCTCGACGAATCATTGAGAACCAGAACAAGGCCATGCTCTACCTCAACGACGGTGTCTACGGAAACATGAACTGCATTCTGTTTGACCACCAGGAGCCCGTGCCCAAGGTTCTGACCTACCAGGGCAAGTTCATGTACGGTGAGCGAtaccagaagcagaagtCCTCGCAAGACGTTTCTGTGTGGGGCCCCACCTGCGACGGTATCGACTGCATTTCTAAGTCGTGCCAGCTACCTGTTCTTCTCGATGTCGGTGACTGGATGTACTTCACTTCCTTTGGTGCCTACACCGTGGCagcctccaccaccttcaacGGTTTCAACAGCGATTGTGAGACCCTGTACGTTTGCTCTaagaaggaggttgagCAGTACATCAAGTTGTAA